In one Mycobacterium sp. NBC_00419 genomic region, the following are encoded:
- a CDS encoding acyl-CoA carboxylase subunit beta translates to MTASTTAEKLAELRAKLELAKEPGGEAAAKRDKRGIPSARARIHSLLDPGSFLEIGALARTPGDPNALFGDGVVTGHGTINGRPVGVFSHDQTVFGGSVGEMFGRKVAKLMEWVAMVGCPIIGINDSGGARIQDAVTSLAWYAELGRRHELLSGVVPQISIILGKCAGGAVYSPIQTDLIVAVRDQGYMFVTGPDVIKDVTGEEVTLDELGGADYQARYGNIHQVVDSEKDAFTYVRDFLEFLPPNMFDDAPVVNPGLEPEITPHDLELDSLVPDADNTAYDMHEILIRIFDDGDFLDVAAQAGQAMITGFARVDGRPVGVVANQPMYMSGAIDNEASDKAARFVRFCDSFNLPLVFVVDTPGFLPGVEQEKNGIIKRGGRFLYAVVEAMVPKVTLTIRKSYGGAYAVMGSKQLTADLNFAWPTARIAVIGADGAAQLLVKRFPDPKAPEVQKIRADFVEGYNLNIAIPYIAAERGFIDAVIEPHQTRLLLRQTLKLLRDKQVTRVLRKHGLIPI, encoded by the coding sequence GTGACCGCCAGCACAACTGCCGAGAAGCTGGCCGAACTCCGCGCGAAGCTGGAGCTGGCCAAGGAGCCCGGCGGGGAGGCGGCCGCCAAGCGCGACAAGCGCGGCATCCCCAGCGCCCGTGCCCGCATCCACTCGTTGCTCGACCCGGGTAGCTTCCTGGAGATCGGTGCACTGGCCCGTACCCCGGGTGACCCGAACGCGCTCTTCGGCGACGGCGTGGTCACCGGCCACGGCACCATCAACGGCCGCCCGGTGGGCGTCTTCTCCCACGATCAGACCGTCTTCGGCGGTTCGGTGGGCGAGATGTTCGGCCGCAAGGTGGCCAAGCTGATGGAGTGGGTCGCCATGGTCGGCTGCCCGATCATCGGCATCAACGACTCCGGCGGCGCCCGCATCCAGGACGCCGTCACCTCGCTGGCCTGGTACGCCGAACTCGGCCGCCGCCATGAACTGCTGTCCGGTGTGGTGCCGCAGATCTCGATCATCCTGGGCAAGTGCGCGGGCGGCGCGGTGTACTCGCCGATCCAGACCGACCTGATTGTCGCGGTGCGTGACCAGGGCTACATGTTCGTCACCGGACCCGACGTCATCAAGGACGTCACCGGCGAGGAGGTCACCCTCGACGAACTCGGTGGTGCGGACTACCAGGCCCGGTACGGCAACATCCACCAGGTCGTCGACTCCGAGAAGGACGCCTTCACTTACGTTCGCGATTTCTTGGAGTTCCTGCCGCCCAACATGTTCGATGACGCCCCGGTGGTCAATCCTGGCCTGGAGCCCGAGATCACCCCGCACGACCTGGAACTGGACAGTCTGGTTCCCGATGCGGACAACACCGCTTACGACATGCACGAGATTCTGATCCGGATCTTCGACGATGGGGACTTCCTCGATGTGGCGGCCCAGGCCGGCCAGGCGATGATCACCGGTTTCGCCCGCGTGGACGGACGCCCGGTCGGTGTGGTGGCCAACCAGCCGATGTACATGTCGGGTGCGATCGACAACGAGGCTTCCGACAAGGCGGCGCGGTTCGTCCGGTTCTGCGACTCCTTCAACCTCCCGCTGGTCTTTGTCGTCGACACCCCGGGCTTCCTGCCCGGCGTGGAGCAGGAGAAGAACGGCATCATCAAACGCGGCGGCCGCTTCCTCTACGCCGTCGTCGAGGCCATGGTGCCGAAGGTGACGCTGACTATCCGCAAGTCCTACGGCGGCGCATACGCGGTAATGGGCTCCAAGCAACTCACCGCGGATCTCAACTTCGCGTGGCCTACCGCCCGGATTGCGGTGATCGGCGCCGACGGTGCTGCCCAGCTGCTGGTCAAGCGGTTCCCGGACCCCAAGGCTCCCGAGGTGCAGAAGATTCGCGCCGACTTCGTCGAGGGCTACAACCTCAACATCGCGATCCCCTACATTGCCGCCGAGCGTGGATTCATCGATGCGGTGATCGAGCCGCACCAGACCCGGCTACTGCTGCGTCAGACACTGAAGTTGTTGCGCGACAAGCAGGTCACTCGCGTGCTGCGTAAGCACGGCCTGATCCCGATCTAA
- a CDS encoding MspA family porin codes for MRVIGRLLVAMIAAVAALFVGTGTSNAGLDNQLSLVDGGGRTLTIQQWDTFLDGVFPLDRNRLTREWFHSGKAVYSVVGDGADDFAGTLELGYQVGFPWSLGVGINFSYTTPNILLDDVDLSPTGFNPLGSVITPNLFPGVSISADLGNGPGIQEVATFSVDVEGPNGSVAVANAHGTVTGAAGGVLLRPFARLISKAGDSVTTYGEPWNMN; via the coding sequence ATGAGGGTTATCGGTCGGCTGCTGGTAGCGATGATCGCCGCTGTCGCGGCATTGTTCGTGGGTACGGGTACCTCGAACGCGGGTCTGGACAATCAGCTGAGCTTGGTCGACGGCGGTGGCCGTACGTTGACGATTCAGCAGTGGGACACCTTCCTCGACGGTGTGTTCCCCCTGGACCGCAACCGGCTGACCCGTGAGTGGTTCCACTCCGGCAAGGCGGTCTACAGCGTGGTCGGCGACGGTGCCGACGACTTCGCGGGCACCTTGGAGCTGGGCTACCAGGTCGGCTTCCCGTGGTCACTCGGTGTGGGTATCAACTTCAGCTACACCACCCCCAACATCCTGCTCGACGACGTGGACCTGTCCCCGACGGGTTTCAACCCGCTGGGCTCGGTCATCACCCCGAACCTGTTTCCGGGTGTGTCGATCAGCGCTGACCTGGGCAACGGCCCCGGTATCCAGGAAGTCGCCACCTTCTCGGTGGACGTCGAGGGCCCCAACGGCTCGGTGGCCGTGGCGAATGCCCACGGCACCGTCACCGGTGCGGCCGGCGGCGTGCTGCTGCGCCCCTTCGCCCGCCTGATCTCCAAGGCCGGTGACAGCGTCACCACCTACGGCGAACCCTGGAACATGAACTGA
- a CDS encoding SCO6745 family protein has translation MSTVDMDAVRSAGAAIGEAVSIFMLSPETMEKSLAAGYPDPFAAYFAGRGGVLGRATGTTINAVFAVFEPTVARTCWEAGVAVHDAPESARLYWEQAADFGRAHLAGAEGLDQIAELGEKVIAAAPEPGLPLYAGWRAMPLADDSAARAFQVMFVLRELRAAVHFNALTISGISPVEAHLLNKGPEYAAFMGWQPPYVEVDPAKKGRYTEVEELTNRRIAEIIGAVLSPAETEDLARLSIAALARLKAPTES, from the coding sequence ATGAGCACGGTCGATATGGACGCCGTCCGCAGCGCAGGCGCCGCCATCGGCGAGGCCGTGAGCATCTTCATGCTCAGCCCGGAAACGATGGAAAAGAGCCTGGCCGCCGGTTACCCGGACCCGTTCGCCGCGTACTTCGCCGGCCGCGGCGGGGTACTGGGCCGGGCCACCGGCACCACCATCAACGCCGTGTTCGCCGTCTTCGAGCCGACCGTGGCCCGAACCTGCTGGGAGGCCGGCGTCGCCGTGCACGACGCGCCTGAGAGCGCGCGGCTGTACTGGGAGCAGGCCGCAGACTTCGGCCGCGCTCATCTGGCCGGAGCCGAGGGCCTGGACCAGATCGCCGAGTTGGGCGAGAAGGTGATCGCCGCCGCGCCGGAGCCGGGCCTGCCGCTCTACGCCGGTTGGCGCGCCATGCCGCTCGCGGACGACTCCGCGGCACGGGCGTTCCAGGTGATGTTTGTGCTGCGCGAACTGCGGGCCGCCGTGCACTTCAACGCGCTGACGATCTCCGGGATCAGCCCGGTCGAGGCGCACCTGCTCAACAAGGGCCCCGAGTACGCCGCGTTCATGGGGTGGCAGCCGCCCTACGTGGAGGTCGATCCGGCCAAGAAGGGCCGCTATACCGAGGTTGAGGAGCTGACCAACCGCCGGATCGCCGAGATCATCGGAGCCGTGCTGAGCCCCGCGGAGACCGAGGACTTGGCGCGGCTCAGTATTGCTGCGCTCGCCAGGCTCAAGGCACCCACGGAAAGCTAG
- a CDS encoding peroxiredoxin-like family protein yields MTRLAAGDVVEPVALTALDGSVIAVPGPGRVHLQFRRFAGCPICSLHLRGFAGRHAEIAAAGITEVAFFHSSAEHLRGYQADLPFAVVADLDRGYYRSFGVEKGVRSLANPRALAAAFRGGRQWMAHRGDPDWAGVGDNDGTTHLGLPADFLIDTDGTLLAVHYGSHADDQWSVDQLLEISRTS; encoded by the coding sequence ATGACCAGGCTGGCGGCCGGTGACGTGGTCGAACCCGTTGCACTCACCGCACTGGACGGATCGGTCATCGCCGTGCCGGGACCGGGACGGGTGCACCTGCAGTTCCGCCGGTTCGCCGGCTGCCCGATCTGCAGCCTGCACCTGCGTGGCTTCGCCGGCCGGCACGCCGAGATCGCGGCCGCCGGTATCACCGAGGTGGCGTTCTTCCACTCGTCCGCCGAGCACCTGCGTGGTTATCAGGCCGACCTGCCCTTCGCCGTCGTCGCCGACCTCGACCGGGGGTACTACCGCAGCTTCGGGGTGGAGAAGGGTGTGCGGTCACTGGCCAACCCGCGGGCGCTGGCCGCGGCTTTCCGCGGCGGCCGGCAGTGGATGGCGCATCGCGGCGACCCGGACTGGGCCGGTGTGGGGGACAACGACGGGACGACGCATCTCGGGCTGCCTGCCGACTTCCTGATCGACACCGACGGCACCCTGCTCGCCGTGCACTACGGCAGCCACGCCGACGACCAGTGGTCGGTCGATCAGCTGCTGGAAATTAGCCGGACCAGCTAG
- a CDS encoding APC family permease: MADDAAIIDPLMHGLRSKGLKKGSVSLVGAVAIGLAATAPAYSLTGALGHGAAESGYQLPIVFIIAVIPMYFVAVAYKHLTDAAPDAGTVFTWGSKAIAPHIGWIGGYALVLSSILAGVGAAGILVNATAVVLGLDDPPSWFNVLVAAVFILTTTWLVARGAEESSRTTLILTIVQYGGLAVFAGIMVIAAFRGHQSPTAEAFSLEWFNPFAIESPGALLGGFLVAIFIFWGFDASLAMSEETTGTPEQAGRSGVTAIIITVVTYVVFSVAALAFAGIDETSPTSLTNPTNIDDVFTTLAGQAIGTRGAVIAALIVGISAFSATMSTVMPTARGVLSMATYKALPNRFASVDEVSQTPKFATWVIGLTSLAIYGGLTLVSESIVEDSVYSVGIAIMTYYSVVAVSSVVYFWRTAFRSVKTALEQVILPGIGALILIPVGITEAYHMVDPEYGSGGSVAGIGTVFVVGVLSLAFGVVLMILWNIKAPAFFRGETLPTERT; the protein is encoded by the coding sequence ATGGCTGACGACGCGGCGATCATCGACCCCTTGATGCACGGCCTGCGCTCCAAAGGCCTCAAGAAGGGCTCGGTGTCCTTGGTCGGCGCGGTGGCGATCGGCCTGGCTGCCACCGCACCGGCCTACTCGCTGACCGGGGCGCTGGGTCACGGGGCGGCGGAGTCGGGCTACCAGCTGCCGATCGTGTTCATCATCGCGGTCATCCCGATGTACTTCGTCGCCGTGGCCTACAAGCACCTCACCGACGCTGCCCCGGACGCGGGCACCGTGTTCACCTGGGGATCCAAGGCGATCGCGCCACACATCGGCTGGATCGGCGGCTATGCGCTGGTGCTCTCCAGCATTCTCGCCGGCGTCGGTGCGGCGGGAATTCTGGTCAATGCCACCGCAGTCGTGCTCGGCCTCGACGATCCGCCGTCCTGGTTCAACGTGCTGGTGGCCGCGGTGTTCATTCTGACGACTACCTGGCTGGTGGCGCGCGGCGCCGAGGAGTCGTCGCGGACCACGCTGATCCTGACCATCGTGCAGTACGGCGGGCTGGCCGTGTTCGCGGGCATCATGGTGATCGCCGCGTTCCGTGGCCACCAGAGCCCGACCGCCGAGGCGTTCTCCCTCGAGTGGTTCAACCCCTTCGCCATCGAGAGCCCCGGGGCGCTGCTGGGCGGATTCCTGGTCGCCATTTTCATCTTCTGGGGCTTCGACGCCTCACTGGCGATGTCCGAGGAGACCACCGGCACCCCCGAGCAGGCCGGCCGCAGCGGCGTGACGGCCATCATCATCACCGTCGTCACCTACGTCGTATTCAGCGTCGCCGCACTGGCTTTCGCAGGTATCGACGAAACCAGCCCGACCAGCCTGACCAATCCCACCAACATCGACGACGTCTTCACCACGCTGGCCGGTCAGGCCATCGGCACCCGGGGCGCGGTGATCGCCGCGCTGATCGTCGGCATCTCGGCGTTCTCGGCCACGATGTCCACGGTGATGCCGACCGCCCGCGGGGTGCTGTCGATGGCCACGTACAAAGCGCTGCCGAACCGGTTCGCCTCGGTCGACGAGGTGAGCCAGACGCCGAAGTTCGCCACCTGGGTGATCGGCCTGACCAGTCTGGCGATCTACGGGGGCCTCACCCTGGTCAGCGAATCCATCGTGGAGGATTCGGTCTACAGCGTCGGCATCGCCATCATGACCTACTACTCGGTGGTCGCGGTGTCCTCGGTGGTGTACTTCTGGCGCACCGCATTTCGGTCGGTGAAGACCGCGCTGGAGCAGGTCATCCTGCCGGGTATCGGGGCCCTGATCCTCATCCCGGTGGGCATCACCGAGGCCTATCACATGGTCGACCCCGAGTACGGCTCCGGCGGCTCGGTCGCCGGTATCGGCACGGTGTTCGTCGTCGGCGTACTCAGCCTGGCATTCGGGGTGGTGCTGATGATCCTGTGGAACATCAAGGCGCCGGCCTTCTTCCGCGGCGAGACACTGCCCACCGAGCGAACCTGA
- a CDS encoding RDD family protein — protein MTNAGIVSRGLAALVDMLVVIGTMGLLYLGLVLTTLIVSPTAFRFPAPNVIFSTAVTFAVSVLYLTACWTLSGRTVGAVLLGVRVIGRRSERMPLAVAVLRALGCVLFPIGLLWVAVDKKRRSVQDVILGSRVVYDRPA, from the coding sequence GTGACCAATGCCGGCATCGTGTCGCGTGGCCTGGCGGCCCTGGTCGACATGCTGGTCGTCATCGGGACCATGGGGCTGCTATATCTCGGGCTGGTGCTGACCACGCTGATCGTCAGCCCGACCGCGTTCCGGTTCCCGGCGCCGAACGTGATCTTCTCGACCGCGGTGACGTTCGCGGTGTCGGTGTTGTATCTGACCGCGTGCTGGACGCTGTCCGGGCGGACCGTGGGTGCGGTGCTGCTGGGGGTGCGGGTGATCGGGCGGCGCTCGGAGCGCATGCCGTTGGCGGTTGCCGTGCTGCGTGCCCTCGGGTGTGTGCTGTTCCCCATCGGGCTGCTGTGGGTCGCCGTCGACAAAAAGCGACGTTCCGTGCAGGACGTCATACTGGGCAGCCGTGTCGTCTACGACCGTCCCGCGTGA
- a CDS encoding serine/threonine-protein kinase: MPLADGQVVAGYTIVRTLGAGGMGEVYLVQHPRLPRHDALKVLGSAVSRDEEYRQRFNLEADMVATLSHPHIVTIYDRGEFEDKLWIAMEFIDGTDASHLLADRYPYGMPPDDVVRIVTAVAEALDYAHSRGLLHRDIKPANILLGRPDSGDRRVALADFGIARWMGQASNLTGTNMTVGTVAYAAPEQLKGEEIDGHADQYALAATAYHLLTGMPPFQHTNPAIVISQHLSSDPPAIGATRPELAGLGPVFAKALAKKADARYARCVDFAGDLRRGLGAAEFESGAVHVTALSATAGRPKKVVGSRARHAKPESVRSRRRLLIPAVLGAVIVFAGAAAGVSLLFGHRGVHTTATTQSPAAAPPPPPAVSSRMDLPIVVIGANCAVMGAAAVSETGAAAYCAHAEPGAPNTVWSLQPEQLLRDRQSPAG, encoded by the coding sequence ATGCCGTTAGCGGACGGCCAGGTCGTTGCTGGTTACACCATTGTTCGGACCTTGGGTGCCGGAGGAATGGGTGAGGTCTACCTCGTCCAGCATCCGCGACTGCCACGACACGATGCGCTGAAGGTGCTCGGGTCGGCGGTCAGCCGTGACGAGGAGTACCGGCAGCGGTTCAACCTGGAAGCAGACATGGTCGCCACCCTGTCGCATCCGCACATCGTGACGATCTACGACCGCGGCGAGTTCGAGGACAAGCTGTGGATCGCGATGGAGTTCATCGACGGCACCGATGCCTCGCATCTGCTCGCCGATCGCTACCCGTACGGGATGCCGCCCGACGACGTCGTGCGGATCGTCACCGCGGTGGCCGAGGCGCTCGACTACGCGCACAGTCGTGGGCTGCTGCACCGCGACATCAAGCCGGCCAACATCCTGCTGGGCCGTCCCGACTCCGGTGACCGGCGTGTCGCACTGGCCGACTTCGGTATCGCCCGCTGGATGGGGCAGGCCAGCAATCTCACCGGAACCAATATGACGGTCGGGACGGTGGCCTACGCCGCCCCCGAGCAACTCAAGGGCGAGGAGATCGACGGTCACGCCGACCAGTACGCCCTGGCCGCCACCGCGTATCACCTGCTGACCGGAATGCCGCCGTTTCAGCACACTAACCCGGCCATCGTCATCAGCCAGCATCTCAGTTCGGATCCCCCGGCGATCGGCGCCACACGTCCGGAACTCGCCGGGCTGGGCCCGGTGTTCGCCAAGGCGCTGGCCAAGAAAGCCGACGCCCGGTATGCGCGCTGCGTGGACTTCGCGGGTGATCTCAGGCGCGGTCTTGGTGCTGCCGAGTTCGAGTCAGGTGCGGTCCATGTGACAGCCCTGTCGGCGACGGCGGGCCGGCCGAAGAAGGTCGTGGGTTCCCGCGCCCGGCACGCCAAACCGGAGTCGGTCCGGTCCCGTCGGCGGTTGTTGATTCCTGCGGTCTTGGGTGCGGTGATCGTCTTCGCCGGTGCGGCCGCCGGGGTCAGCCTGCTGTTCGGTCACCGCGGCGTGCACACCACGGCGACCACTCAGTCACCCGCGGCGGCACCGCCCCCGCCACCGGCCGTCTCGAGCCGAATGGATCTGCCGATCGTGGTGATCGGCGCCAATTGCGCGGTGATGGGGGCGGCGGCCGTCAGTGAGACGGGTGCGGCTGCCTACTGCGCGCACGCCGAACCGGGTGCGCCGAACACGGTGTGGTCGCTGCAACCTGAGCAGCTGCTCCGCGATCGGCAGTCACCGGCCGGGTGA
- a CDS encoding molybdopterin oxidoreductase family protein, translating into MTTEPLATTGRDGRHLYTCPLCEAMCGLEIQVESGRVASIRGNPDDVWSRGHLCPKGTSLGAIHHDPDRIRAPMIKVDGQWHEVSWDEAFRRCTELLAPVIAEHGIGAVTCYTGNPLAHSFSLGRYTGVLLGMSGIPVSYSPGTVDQWPKNLSSHLMYGNWWGFPVPDIERTDLLVIMGANPAASQGSLLAAPDVMGIISGIDTVIVIDPVRTPTAAKADEWLPITPGTDAALLLAVVQTLFAENLVNLGRLGDHIDGVDTLREAAADWTPERVAPVTGIDADRIKQLTRQLAETERAVVYGRIGLCNQEFGSLASWLVDVVNILTGHFDTPGGAMFPRPAVWTVTAQPQPGMEGGLPEFGRWKTRVRGAKEVLGQVPVSCLAEEIETPGEGQIKALITVAGNPVLSTPGGHRLAELLPQLDAMIAVDLWLNETTSHADVILPGLSPLEQPHHDDLILAFAIGSISNYSAPVFNPEDPDRPQEWEILVRLTGLCAGTPAEDVDVAAIDDGFFDYLCFTQGLDGAEIRSHYRSGGPDRILDLTLRTGPFGDRYGQNPGGLSLDLLKAHPNGIHFGPMVAQVPDILNTTDKKIRLAPQYLLDDLPRLAGRLEREPEELVLVSRRHLRSNNSWLHNVSALMKGRDRCTLLMHPADATRRGVADGDTVSVASSAGRIEVAVEVTDAIKPGVVSMPHGWGHGQPGTRLSVANGSPGVNTNILSPPTFLDEPSGNGALNGIPVTVAVASGQLP; encoded by the coding sequence GTGACCACCGAGCCGCTCGCCACCACCGGCCGGGACGGCCGCCACCTCTACACCTGCCCGCTATGTGAAGCCATGTGCGGCTTGGAAATTCAGGTCGAAAGCGGCCGCGTGGCCAGTATCCGGGGCAACCCCGACGACGTGTGGAGCCGCGGGCACCTGTGCCCCAAGGGCACCTCGCTGGGCGCCATTCATCACGACCCGGACCGCATCCGGGCACCGATGATCAAGGTCGACGGTCAGTGGCATGAGGTCAGCTGGGACGAGGCGTTCCGGCGCTGCACCGAACTGCTGGCTCCGGTGATCGCCGAGCACGGTATCGGGGCGGTCACCTGTTATACCGGCAACCCGCTGGCGCACTCATTCTCGCTGGGCCGCTATACCGGCGTGCTGCTGGGCATGTCCGGCATCCCGGTCAGCTACTCGCCGGGCACGGTCGATCAGTGGCCCAAGAACCTGTCCTCGCACCTGATGTACGGCAACTGGTGGGGCTTCCCGGTGCCCGATATCGAGCGCACCGACCTGTTGGTGATCATGGGTGCCAACCCGGCGGCATCGCAGGGTTCGCTGCTGGCCGCACCCGATGTCATGGGCATCATCTCCGGTATCGACACCGTGATCGTCATCGACCCGGTGCGCACCCCCACCGCGGCCAAGGCCGACGAATGGCTGCCCATCACCCCGGGCACCGACGCCGCCCTGCTGCTTGCGGTCGTGCAGACCCTGTTCGCCGAGAACCTGGTGAACCTCGGCCGGCTCGGTGACCACATCGACGGCGTCGACACCCTGCGCGAGGCGGCAGCGGACTGGACGCCCGAGCGGGTGGCCCCGGTCACCGGCATCGACGCCGACCGCATCAAACAGCTGACCCGCCAACTGGCGGAGACGGAACGAGCCGTCGTCTACGGCCGAATCGGCTTGTGCAATCAGGAGTTCGGCAGCCTGGCCAGCTGGCTCGTCGACGTTGTCAACATCCTCACCGGACACTTCGACACCCCGGGCGGTGCGATGTTCCCGCGCCCGGCGGTCTGGACTGTCACCGCCCAGCCGCAGCCCGGGATGGAAGGCGGACTGCCCGAGTTCGGTCGCTGGAAGACCCGGGTGCGCGGCGCCAAGGAGGTGCTCGGCCAGGTGCCGGTGTCGTGTCTGGCCGAGGAGATCGAGACCCCGGGTGAGGGCCAGATCAAGGCGCTGATCACCGTCGCCGGAAACCCGGTGCTGTCCACCCCGGGTGGGCACCGTCTCGCCGAACTGCTGCCGCAACTCGACGCGATGATCGCCGTCGACCTGTGGCTCAACGAAACCACCAGCCACGCCGACGTCATCCTGCCGGGGCTGTCGCCGTTGGAGCAGCCGCACCACGACGACCTGATCCTGGCGTTCGCGATCGGGAGCATCTCCAACTACTCCGCGCCGGTGTTCAACCCCGAGGACCCGGATCGGCCGCAGGAGTGGGAGATCCTGGTCCGCCTGACCGGGCTGTGTGCGGGAACGCCTGCCGAGGACGTCGATGTCGCCGCCATCGACGACGGCTTCTTCGACTACCTCTGCTTCACGCAGGGTCTCGACGGTGCCGAGATCCGCAGCCACTATCGCAGCGGCGGGCCCGACCGCATCCTGGACCTCACGCTTCGCACCGGGCCGTTCGGTGACCGCTACGGCCAGAACCCGGGCGGTCTGTCGCTCGACCTGCTCAAAGCTCACCCGAATGGCATCCACTTCGGCCCGATGGTGGCCCAGGTGCCCGACATCCTCAACACCACCGACAAGAAGATCCGGTTGGCCCCGCAGTATCTGCTCGACGACCTGCCCCGGCTGGCGGGCCGGCTGGAGCGTGAGCCCGAGGAACTGGTGTTGGTCAGCCGTCGGCACCTGCGCTCGAATAACTCGTGGCTGCACAATGTTTCGGCGTTGATGAAGGGTCGCGACCGGTGCACGCTGCTGATGCACCCGGCGGACGCGACCCGTCGCGGGGTGGCCGACGGCGACACCGTCAGCGTCGCCTCCTCGGCGGGCCGCATCGAGGTTGCCGTCGAGGTGACCGATGCCATCAAGCCGGGGGTTGTCTCCATGCCGCACGGCTGGGGTCACGGTCAGCCGGGAACCCGGCTGTCGGTGGCCAACGGCTCACCCGGGGTGAACACCAACATCCTTTCTCCGCCAACATTTCTCGACGAGCCCTCGGGTAACGGCGCGCTCAACGGCATCCCGGTCACGGTGGCCGTCGCGTCAGGCCAGTTGCCGTGA